In the genome of Pseudanabaena mucicola str. Chao 1806, the window CCACATTAGAGGGATCCATGTAATCGGTTTCATCAATTGCAAACGGATCTTCCAGATCGAAGCTTCTTTAATATCCGCACCTTTCATTCCGAGCATTTGGCGGGTACGGGCTTCGCGAGACTCGCTCGCTGGTACGTCAGGGGTTGGAGATGACATATTTACAAAAATTTATAGACCTGCGGTTGATTATATCCCGTAGTAATACCTAAGCAATACTTAGGCGATCGCTATAGTGGTTTTTAAACAAACGAGGTACAGGATTAATTGAAAAGCGCTATAACTTGTATTTCAAGTTATAAATAGCTATTTGGCATATTTACAGTAATAACTATTTGTATTTTTATCACTAAAATTATTGATAACTTCTTGTCTTATATATAACAATCCTAAATGGTTTGTGGAAGTGCCCCCCATTTATGATTGTTATAGTCCAAGTTGTATTTAGAAAATTTTTCCGAAGTTGAGCAAGTGCGAAACATGGAGTATTTCAACCTTTCACACAAATAATTTGCTTCAAAGTCGCAACTACTTCTACAAGATCGAATTGCTGATGCATCACTTGCTCAATCGGTTTATAAGCCGCAGGGATCTCATCAATGATACCTGTATCCTTGCGACATTCAACTCCTTTAGTCTGCTGAATCAAATCATCTAAAGTGAACTGATCCTTGGCTTTACTGCGAGATAGCAATCGCCCCGCACCATGAGAACAGGAACAATAACTTTCAGCATTTCCCTTTCCTTTAACAATGAAAGATTTCGCTCCCATGGAACCAGGAATAATGCCATAGTCTTCTGTTCTCGCTCTCACCGCACCTTTGCGCGTGACATACACATCTTCACCGAAATGAGTTTCCTTTTCAGCGTAGTTGTGATGACAATTGACAGCGAGCAGAGGCTTACATGGTTTACCCCCACTCGCATACTTCTCGATAATCTTCTTAAATCGTGCCATCATCACATCTCGATTCCAATGTGCATATGCTTGAGCCCATTGCAAATCGCGCCAGTAAGCGGCGAATTCAGAAGTGCCTGCCACAAAATAGGCGAGGTCTTTATCAGGCAAAGAAGTTCCTGCGAGTTTTGCTAAATCCTTTGCCGTCTCAATATGTCTTTGCGCTAGCATATTGCCGATATTCCGAGATCCAGAATGTAGCATAAGCCATATTTGATTATCCGTATCTATGCAGACTTCGATGAAGTGATTGCCTCCACCGAGGGAACCCATTTGCTTCATCGCTTTGCTCTCTAGGTGCTGAACGCCACTATGCAAATCGTTGAATTCACGCCATCCTTGCCAGTTGAGAACAGGCTTTTCTACTTCTTTATTATCGTTAAAACCGACAGGAATTGCAGTTTCAATTTCTAAACGAATTTGCTTTAGCTTTCCCTCTAGCTGTTCATAGTGAAATGGAGTTTTGATCGCGGTCATGCCACAACCAATGTCTACGCCCACAGCCGCAGGTACGATCGCTTCTTTGGTGGCAACGACGGAACCTACGAGTGCGCCTTTACCGAGATGGACATCGGGCATGAGGGCTACATGTTTGAACACAAAGGGCAAGGAGGCAACATTTTTTGCCATTTGTGTTTCAGCATGACCTAGACCATGATCTGCCCAAGACAAGACTGGCTTGGGTGTGGAAATATCTAATTTTTGAAAAGGCATAATTTTAAGGACGTTTCAATATGTAGTATGTATACTACATATTGAAACATAATCACACAATATTTCTTGAGAATGACCAGAAGGGTCATTCTCAAGAAACTATTTAGGCTGGAGATAATAGCGATTTCATTTGTCTTGCCACGTGATCGGGATGTTCGGCTTTCATCAGAGCACGTACTACAGCTACTCGCTTTGCACCTGCGGTGATAGCTTCTTCTAGATTATGTTCATCGATACCGCCGATCGCAAACCAAGGAATCTGAATATTTTGCGCTGCATAATTAACATACTCATAACCTGCGGCTGCCTTATTAGGTTTCGTAGGTGTGGCATGGACGGGACCTACACCGACATAATCTACTTGATCATTCAGAGAGATCGCTAATTCTTGAGGATTTGTGGTGGATTGTCCAATGATGTATTGAGAAGCATCACCACCATTAGCACTGAGGATTTGGCGAACTGAGGCAACTGGTAAATCCGTTTGTCCCACATGAATACCATCGGCTCCGACAGCGATCGCAATGTCAACGCGATCATTCACCAGAAACAGCGCATCGTATTGATGGCAAATGTCGCAAAGTTGCTGGGCAAGTTTTAAACGAGTGCAGTCTTCTCCTTCCTTTTGACGATACTGCACGATCTGTACCCCACCTTGCAATGCCGACTCCACCACGGAGACAATATTATCTACGGGCATAGTCACCAGATATAAATTCGCCGCTTGCAACTTTTGGCGGCGCATCTGTCCAAGATTAGTCACTTCATAACTTAGTAATTGGCTCTCTAAGGTATAGACCTGATAGCGTAATTGCTTCATCGCAGCACCCAAATTGGGATCAACAACTTTGCCATATTCCTCTAAAACCCTCAGCGCTTCCTGCAAACGCCCCATATTCGCTCTCAATACCGACTGCACATCCGCCCGACTAGCTTCATTGGCATGGCTCAATCCCGTAGCAGGGTCATCGGGGGTATTACGGGCACGACGGAACTCTTCCCGATGCCATTGAGCGAGTTCTTGACGCATCTGTTTGCAGCGATCGCAAAGTTCAAGATCTTCTAAGCCAAAGCGACACCATTCTTCGATGGTACGAATTGCCTCACGGGCGCGATCAAGATTGGCATCGAGAATGCGATAAATAATTTGTTGAGACATGGAGCAAATTAGTTTAAAAGTCAAAATCAAAGTCAAAGGCAGGTTCAGCGCGTAATTTACCTAAACCTAATTCTTTATCATCCATGAGTTTGATTTCGTAATATCCCAAGATATGATTGGGTGCAGGATTGCCTCGTGAAGCGCCCGTAAGACCCATAGCAATAATGACGCAGATATTGCCTTTGGTATTTTTAGCGCGTTGCTTCCAACGTTTATGATGATCACTGCTGAGCGCTTTCTTATCAAATTCGCCAAAGAGATGCAGATCTTCATTGTTCATCACCATTAAGCCCAGTTGACAGGCATTGCCGAGGATATCCTCCGCAGGATTGAAGCATAAAGCATGAATACCTCCAAAGCTGCTAATTTTTTCGATTAATTCTAAGGCTTTAGGGCGGGAGGTCTGAATCATCAGTCCTGGTAAGCCTTCGCTTTTTTGAGCAGATGTCGCTATAGGTTTGTCCGCAAGCTGTCGATGGATCTTTGCATCACGTAAAAAACCTACCTGTGACCAAGGGATGGTCATCATATGAATTAGGACGTTCTCTGGCCAGAGATCCTCATTGATCAATGGCGAATCGTCATCATCATCTTCAACCAAGTTATGCAACTCATCTGCTAGATCGGGCATAGTCTGGACTACTACCTCTATGCTTTCTTCGACATCGCTATCGAGACTGGGGGCATAAATGGTGTAAGTTCCCTTGAGTTTACTAAAGCCAGATTGCAGACGATTACTGTACTGCTCCCAGAATTTATTTAAGGCTTCTAGCGCTACAGTGAGCGCGATCGCCTCTTCATCGTATAGGTAAGGTCTACCGCCTTCGAGAGGATGCAATGTGCCATAGATAGGTCTCATGGGGGTAGAGGTTACAGGTAATGCTTTCACCTTGCCACGAAATGGAAATGGCGGGAAATCATCTTCCATTTCCAACTCTGGGATTTCAAACAAATTAAACAAACAGTCTTGATGTAGGAAGGTTTCTTCGATTTCATCCTCAGAACTACCTGCAATAATTCGATGGCGAAACTTGACCAGAGACTCTTCGGTGCGATAAAAGATTACCCCTTGCTCTAGACCCATTTTGCCCATCACGATCGCATATAGGGTTTCCAGATCCCATGCATCGAGCTTAATTGAAATTACTTGATGATCCCAGAGTGATTTCCAAGGAGCGTTGTGCCATAGCTGTTCTGACTGTCTATGCAAGTCTTCGGCAAATCGCTCTGGAATTACGGGGGGGTTAGCAGAAAAACTCTCTAAAATATGCGAAAAAATTTCATCAATTAGAGGAAGTCGCTCAATATACTCAACGGAAATCCCCAAATCTTGGAGTACACCACGCAAATAAAACTGAAGTTCGCGATCGCATACCAAAATCTTTTGTGGCAAGGAGGGTTGAGCAGGACTTTGGGGATGTTCGATCGCTTGCAATAAGGCGCGGACAAAAGCCTCTTGCCCCACTGACGAGTCAACTACATCCATCGACCTTACCATGCCCATTGAGCCATCTACCCACAAAATACATTGGGACTTGGACTCTTCTTCATGGGCATGAAGCGGAATAATGTTAGAAGAGTCTTGAGGTTGACTGATCTTGGCTGGTAAGGTACGGCGATCGCCTTCCCAAACTGCAGATGTCTGCTTGAGCTTTTTGAGGCGACGAAGAGTGGAGCGGTTTAACGTGGTCATCGAAAATGTTCTCTAGATTAGCCACTCTTAGAAAATTCGTATAGGAAATTCGTAAGAGTGCATTGATCGATTTAACTATGATATGGCTAGAAATTGTTAGAAAAGATTAGAAATTGTAGCAATCATCTGGTCAGGCAGTAAGTATGATTGGTCATAGCGCTTCCCAGATAGCGCACT includes:
- a CDS encoding DUF6930 domain-containing protein: MTTLNRSTLRRLKKLKQTSAVWEGDRRTLPAKISQPQDSSNIIPLHAHEEESKSQCILWVDGSMGMVRSMDVVDSSVGQEAFVRALLQAIEHPQSPAQPSLPQKILVCDRELQFYLRGVLQDLGISVEYIERLPLIDEIFSHILESFSANPPVIPERFAEDLHRQSEQLWHNAPWKSLWDHQVISIKLDAWDLETLYAIVMGKMGLEQGVIFYRTEESLVKFRHRIIAGSSEDEIEETFLHQDCLFNLFEIPELEMEDDFPPFPFRGKVKALPVTSTPMRPIYGTLHPLEGGRPYLYDEEAIALTVALEALNKFWEQYSNRLQSGFSKLKGTYTIYAPSLDSDVEESIEVVVQTMPDLADELHNLVEDDDDDSPLINEDLWPENVLIHMMTIPWSQVGFLRDAKIHRQLADKPIATSAQKSEGLPGLMIQTSRPKALELIEKISSFGGIHALCFNPAEDILGNACQLGLMVMNNEDLHLFGEFDKKALSSDHHKRWKQRAKNTKGNICVIIAMGLTGASRGNPAPNHILGYYEIKLMDDKELGLGKLRAEPAFDFDFDF
- a CDS encoding RtcB family protein; the encoded protein is MPFQKLDISTPKPVLSWADHGLGHAETQMAKNVASLPFVFKHVALMPDVHLGKGALVGSVVATKEAIVPAAVGVDIGCGMTAIKTPFHYEQLEGKLKQIRLEIETAIPVGFNDNKEVEKPVLNWQGWREFNDLHSGVQHLESKAMKQMGSLGGGNHFIEVCIDTDNQIWLMLHSGSRNIGNMLAQRHIETAKDLAKLAGTSLPDKDLAYFVAGTSEFAAYWRDLQWAQAYAHWNRDVMMARFKKIIEKYASGGKPCKPLLAVNCHHNYAEKETHFGEDVYVTRKGAVRARTEDYGIIPGSMGAKSFIVKGKGNAESYCSCSHGAGRLLSRSKAKDQFTLDDLIQQTKGVECRKDTGIIDEIPAAYKPIEQVMHQQFDLVEVVATLKQIICVKG
- a CDS encoding thiamine phosphate synthase, with protein sequence MSQQIIYRILDANLDRAREAIRTIEEWCRFGLEDLELCDRCKQMRQELAQWHREEFRRARNTPDDPATGLSHANEASRADVQSVLRANMGRLQEALRVLEEYGKVVDPNLGAAMKQLRYQVYTLESQLLSYEVTNLGQMRRQKLQAANLYLVTMPVDNIVSVVESALQGGVQIVQYRQKEGEDCTRLKLAQQLCDICHQYDALFLVNDRVDIAIAVGADGIHVGQTDLPVASVRQILSANGGDASQYIIGQSTTNPQELAISLNDQVDYVGVGPVHATPTKPNKAAAGYEYVNYAAQNIQIPWFAIGGIDEHNLEEAITAGAKRVAVVRALMKAEHPDHVARQMKSLLSPA